Part of the Arvicola amphibius chromosome 17, mArvAmp1.2, whole genome shotgun sequence genome is shown below.
aagcaatatacagataGTGGTATTGAAGAAAACTTATACTCTTAGATATCTACATGCATTCAATATCCAGAATTTGTCTGAAGCAATAATGCTTCTCTAAACACATTTGTAAGTCCTATCTGCATAATGAATGAAAGTCAACTACATCTGGAAATCCTTGAGAGCAATAGATAATTCTTTAGACTTGGCTCCTTTTACAATAACACAAGACCTTAAGAGAATCTCCACTGCAAAATCCAGGCAATGGAGACACTTGTTATGATAtaaacttagaaaataaatacaggcTTGTTTGTTGGCATCCTTATCCTCAGTCCCTCACTAGATTTCCACAGCTGTGACTTATAAAACCTTAACTTCCAATGGGCATTAATGAGAAACCACTCGGCAATAACAACCTTTATCCTTCTGGGGCTAACAGATGACCCACAACTTCAAGTTCTGCTTTTTATCTTCCTATTTCTCACGTACATGATGAGTATAATGGGAAACCTGACCATTATCATCCTCACCTTGGTGGATCCCCATCTTAAAACACCTATGTACTTTTTCCTTAGAAATTTTTCTTTCCTAGAAGTTTCTTTTACCACAGTCTGTATTCCTAGATTCTTATACAGTCTATCAAGCAGAGACAATACCATTACCTATAATGCTTGTGCAAGTCAAATATTCTTTGTTATTCTCTTTGGAGCAACGGAGTTTTTTCTCTTGGCAGCTATGTCCTATGATCGCTATGTGGCTATTTGTAAACCCCTTCATTATATGACCATCATGAACTCCAGGGTATGCGCCTTGCTAGTCATCTCATGCTGGGTGTCTGGCTTAATGATTATCATCCCACCCCTTAGTTTGGGCCTCCAACTCGACTTCTGTGACTCCAATGCCATTGATCATTTCAGCTGTGATGCTGGTCCCCTTCTGAAGATCTCATGCTCAGACACATGGGTAATCGAGCAGATGGTTATATTTGCGGCTGTCTTTGCACTCATTATTACCCTAATCTGTGTGGTTCTATCCTACACATACATCATCAGGACAATTCTGAGATTCCcttctgcacagcaaagaaaaaaggccttTTCCACATGCTCATCTCACATGATCGTGGTGTCCATCACCTACGGGAGTTGCATCTTCATCTACATCAAGCCTTCGGCTAAGGATGAagtagccataaataaaggagtTTCAGTTCTCACTACTTCTGTTGCACCTCTGCTGAACCCTTTCATTTATACCTTAAGGAACAAGCAAGTGAAGCAAGCTTTCAGAGACTCTGTAAAGAGGATTGCACTTAGATCAAAGAGCTAGAAGTCAAATCAGATTCTCCATTATCTCCTTTCACAATTAGCCTTTC
Proteins encoded:
- the LOC119803377 gene encoding olfactory receptor 6C2, which produces MRNHSAITTFILLGLTDDPQLQVLLFIFLFLTYMMSIMGNLTIIILTLVDPHLKTPMYFFLRNFSFLEVSFTTVCIPRFLYSLSSRDNTITYNACASQIFFVILFGATEFFLLAAMSYDRYVAICKPLHYMTIMNSRVCALLVISCWVSGLMIIIPPLSLGLQLDFCDSNAIDHFSCDAGPLLKISCSDTWVIEQMVIFAAVFALIITLICVVLSYTYIIRTILRFPSAQQRKKAFSTCSSHMIVVSITYGSCIFIYIKPSAKDEVAINKGVSVLTTSVAPLLNPFIYTLRNKQVKQAFRDSVKRIALRSKS